The genome window caccacggagatcattggctgaccaagcaaagacatctttgttgttgaataaaaatcttagcaaaatcttctcttgctcttcagacaactgagaccccagcagtaccctttgttctgctatgtcttcGCATAGGAGCATAGACTTCGGCTAATCCGCCAAAAtagcttctctcttttgtatttatactaCTGAcaggcttcggcttcatctatattatgaattgcctttgaatctgtccagtttccttcggctcttctggcagcttcttgtctcccatggacaacaatgggcccttgttccgaagatatcttcatgcataaatatgctggatgaagtattgcttcgaaggcattgagtgtccctcgaatgcattataggggtactccatgtcaacaatgtcaaagacaacatgttcagtccttgtgttgtggacgaaactgaaggtcactggcattgtgattttgccgagtgctacaatctgcctccctccaaagccacaaaggggcgtgtagcatcatgaatcttgtcttctggctcttgcatctatctgaaggccttagcaaatatgatatccgctgcactggctGTATCGactagaacattatggaccagaaatcccttgatgacacaagatatgaccatagcatcattgtgagagtaatctttgagctgaaggtcctcctgagagaaggtgattgggatgtgggaccattttgacttgatgaagggtccctacaccccaacatgttgcacccttctctgcgcttacttcttctgcttcttgttagccggctctgaacttgagccgcctgttatcgggagcaccagcttcgtagccgaaggtgctacgacttggttgttgaacgaagccatcagctcaagagtggaagtgagttcaccggaggtgggagccaatgttggggacttgttctcaaatgcttcatcatcacagtatacgttgatgaaagacgaagcatatgaaacatgagaaataacatgaataatcatatgacattattaatagatctttattatatcattatAGATGAATAAGAATAGTATtgaattatatttgtaccttcggctcgacagaaggcaaaaggttcaagcgtgacgcacaagcgagtacaggccagcgtgaacagtacgagggtactgttcacctatttataggcacaggacgcagcccggtcaaaattacatttatgtcctcgacaactagttacaatcatgacacaaattatcatggaccgattggtcttttcctctttaactcggtacagcccttcgtctcaaggcatgtcgctatgccgaagctccctagatggtagcttcggcgtgtacctttGCGCTTGTACTTGCttatgtgctgatcttccgaaggtgtttcttcttaaaggaccttcggcgacgaagcagtccCCCAGCAGAGGGTCTTGTTTAACAGAGGTCCCTTCGACATAGTTCCCATGACCCGGACGTGGTTTGGTGATGGTCTGTGTTGTTGTGCTGACGTTGCTCAGTGTTACTGGGTTAGCCCCCTTTCCCCTGTGGGTCTGCTTGCTAGAGGGTTGGTCGGCAATTCCGTTTCGCCGAGTTTCTCAACTGGCGGATGGTCAGCAATTCTGCCTCGCCATGTTGCTCGGCAAGCAGGTTGGTCGACAACTCCGCCTCACCGACTTGCTCGGCAGGCGGGTTGGTTGGCAATTCCGCCTCGCTGATTTGCTCGGTGGATAGGTTAGTCGGTCGGCCTTTTGGGCCACCTCGCCGATTCGCTCGGCAGACGGGTTGATCGGTTAGTGGGCCGTCTTTGGGAGGTCTTCTTCGGGCACCATGTTTCTAGGTACGTGACATGTAGCTataaattaattatagaaaatcATTATGTAAAGCTATAACAATAACTTTATACTAAAATACAACGTCATTAAAACTTGTAATATTCGCTCTCACATGGAGTCAAACACGTCGTTAAATCCTCAAATATTCTCTCACGAGAGTCAAAACTCTAATGTAAAATGCTACTAAGGATCTATTTAaatacactagagctaatagttagctgctaaaattagctgAGACATCTAAACACCCTAACTAATAGTTcatctattagctatttttagttgTAGACATCTAAACACATTTAGCTATTAgtccaactaactattagctgcccctcaattatccattagtttatTAGCTAGTTTAACTCAACTAATTGTTAGCCAACAAATTTCACTTatgtttttagccaactaactattaggtcTAGTGCTTTCAAATAGGGACTAAGGCTCTTTAACCAGTAGACTAGAGATATTTTCCATCTAGTGAAAATATGTCATTGTGAGAGTAAGACCCCGTTTGAATGCAGTAGAGTTAATAGTTAGGTGACAAAAAGTTGCTACTAGTTGACTAATAAATATTTTCTATTTTAGCCGAGTTGAACCAACTAATAACTAATAGGTAGTTGAGGGTGTAGCTAATAGTTAGACAAACTATTAGATAGGAGCGTTTAAATATCTCCAACAAAAATCAGCTAATAGCTAAATTATTAGTTGGGTTCTTTTGATGTTTGTAGctaattttagcaatcaacttaaCTCTAGCGCATTCAAATAAACAGGGCCGGCATTTGTTTCTTTTTCTTGGGCCCGCGCAACCATTTGTGGCATCAGGGCCTCAAATCCACGGCCCAAACCGAATAGCATCATCTTCTCGACATTCGTGGCCCCTTATGCATTCGAACGCGCTTCACCTGAGCGCCATGTGTTCGATAAAATGCTGCTTCCTCCTCCGGCGCCTTCGCCGCCCCCGCATCCACTGTTTCTCCACGGCGGGGGCGAGCACTACACTCCCGCGGAAGAATTATGCGGGGGATCCTCTTTGCGGAGCGGGGCCGCCTCCCGCGCCGGGCACCGGGGACGCGGCGAGAGCCCACGAGGCGGCCGTCAGGCGGCTGGCGGCGGCGGGCGACGTGGATGGCGTGCAGCTGGCGCTGCAGGAGATGCGGCTGAGGGGAGTCCCGTGCACCGAGGGtgccctcgtcgccgccgtcggcGCCTTCGCTCGCGCGGGGGCGCCCGACCGCGCGCTCAAGACGTTCTACCGCGCCGTGCACGACCTTGGCTGCGCGCGCCCCACCGAGCCGCGGCTCTACAACCACCTCATCGACGCGCTGCTGCGGGAGAACATGGTGGGTGCCGTCGTGCTGGTGTACGACAACATGAGGAAAGACGGTGTGCATCCTAACGTGTTCACCTACAACCTGCTTGTCAGGGCGCTGTGCCAGAACAACCGGGTCGGGGCCGCGCGCAAAATGCTCGACGAAATGGCCAGGAAGGGGTGTCCCCCGGACGACGTGACGTATGCCACCATTGTCTCAGTGCTGTGCAAGCTTGACAGGCTGGACGAGGCCACAGAGGTGTTGGCTGCCATGCCGCCTGTGGCTGCCTCCTACAATGCCATCGTTCTAGCTCTCTGCAGAGAGTTCAGGATGCAGGAGGTGTTCTCAGTTGTCAGCGACATGGTGGGGAGGGGATTGCAGCCTAATGTCATCACGTACACAACTATAGTCGATGCGTTCTGCAAGGCTGGGGAGCTGAGGATGGCGTGTGCCATTCTGGCAAGGATGGTGATCACCGGGTGCACTCCAAATGTTGTGACATTCACTGCATTAGTCAGAGGACTATTCGATGATGGAAGGGTGCATGACGCACTAGACATGTGGAGGTGGATGGTGGCTGAAGGATGGGCACCGTCGACGGTTTCGTACAACATTCTGATTCGTGGACTTTGCAGCGTTGGTGATCTCAAGGGAGCATCATCGATACTCAACAGCATGGAGCAACACGGCTGCTTTCCTAATGTGAGGACCTACTCCACTCTAATTGATGGTTTCTCCAAAGCCGGGGACCTAGGTGGTGCCATATCAATATGGAATGACATGTCAAGATCTGGTTGCAAGCCAAACGTTGTTGTTTACACAAACATGGtggatgtgttttgcaagaagctGATGTTTAATCAGGCAAAAAGTCTTATTGATAAGATGCTATTGGAAAACTGTCCTCCCAACACAGTGACATTCAACACGTTGATTAGAAGCCTATGCGACTGCAGAAGAGTTGGGAGGGCTCTTGGTGTGTTCCACGAGATGAGAAGGCATGGATGCGTGCCAAATGGTAGGACCTATAACGAGTTGATCCATGGTCTGTTTAGGGAGGGAAACTGTGGAGACGCTCTTCACATGGTGACCGAGATGCAAAGTCATGGTATTGAGTTGAGCTTAGTAACATACAACACTGTAGTAAGTGGTCTATGTCAAACGAGAATGAGCAGAGAAGCTATGGTTTTTGTTGGGAAGATGATAGTTCAAGGAATTCAACCAAATGCATTCACTTTCAGTGCAATAATTCATGCTTACTGCAAGGAAGGGGAAGTCAGGATGGCCGCTTGGATGTTAGGTGCGATGAATGTAGTGAACTGCCACCGTAACATACTAGTGTACACTATTCTAATGGCAGAGCTTTGCAATCAAGATAAGCTGGTAGATGCCATGACGTACCTACTAAAGATGCTATATGAAGGTATATATCCAAATACAGTGACATGGAACGTTTTGGTCCGTGGAGTTTTTAGGAACCTTGGCTGCATTGAACCAAGTGATTTCATACAACATATTACCATGAACTTATCAGAAGGGACCTGAGGTTCAATGTTGTGATTATTTGGCATCCCAATGAAGGCAAAGTTGATAAGCAGCAGATTCTCTCAGATCGCTGTTTCTGCATTAAGTAATTTATCTGTATGGTATGATATATTCTGTAACGTTAACATTCTTTTGTCATCAATGATCAGATGAGTTGAGGTTATCCAGCTGACCTTGGGGTCTCATTAGAAGTCAAAATTGTAAATTCTGATTCATCATTTCCATTGGTATGGACTGTGCACTATTAACATTGTTTGTTGAAGTCATAAGGACCTGACTTTACGCTCTTACTAGTGAACTTTGTCTGAAACACTTCTTTTTCTCTAAAGTACAATTACTACTGGTATCTTCCCTCGTTTGCTTGTTTATATGCAGAACTTTTTTTTAAACAAATACATACAGATTTACAAATGCAGAGAATAATGCTTTTTTGGACACATTGCTTTCTTATAAATTTGACCATTAGCCAGATGGCTAGGTTCTGCTAGGAAGGTAACACCTATCACTCGGTGACGCTTAGTGCCTATGTACTCAATTAGGAGGCTACGCTTTTGAACAATGGGGTGAACGGGTCAGGCTCAGTCTAGTTTGCCATCTTGTTGCTGATGGCCTTCACTCTTCGGAACTCTAGTTGAGATTTGAGAATCATCTGATCACTATAGACAAAGGCACAATATACATTTTATTGCTTATTACTTATAGCCCTGAGTTGTTACTTCTCAACATTAAATGTGAAATTTACAACAGTGTTTTCCCTTTTTCAGCTTGTGAGATTTGGCACCGTTCTTCTGTGCCTCCAGTTTTTTGTATACTGTGTCAATCTCAGACTGCATGCAAAAAGACTCTGGATTAGAAATACTCAAAAGCAACAAGAAAGGCCAAGAAATCAGTGACTGAAGCGGATCAAGAGTCTTAAATGCCTTCCTCACCTGGTAATAGTTCAGCAtattctttcttcttttcttcgtTTTTGCAGTCACCAAATCCCTTTCAATGTCAAAAGGTACAGGGTCCAACACTATGCCTTTGATGTATTCAAAACCTCATAGCTGATTTGTGGCATGCAACGAGGGTTACCATATATAGAATTATAGATCCAAAATACAGTGAAAGTTTGAAACACAAGGAGTCTACAAAACTAAGCTTATTCCCTCTTTGTGTTTCTTATACAAAACAAAAAACACATTCAATAATACATTATGATACTTTAAGTTGAAGATCGTTTGTCTGTTAGAATGAATAGATGAACGTACCTTGTTCTTATGTGCAATGGTCGTCAGCTCTTTCGGGATGTACTCTTTAAGTCCCCCTTCAAGTTTGCAGATTTAATCAAAAGAACCCTTATAGCCATTGGACTCTGCCCACTTCATTGTGTTTTCTTCGTGTGGATTCACTACTGCAACTAAACTTGATTTGAAGCTGTCCCCATATACCCAGATCTAAAAAAGGACAGAAATGACAATATTAAATGTATACCAATATTCTCTCTTAATCAGCCATATGCTATAGCTGCTGAATTGTTTACTTACATCTTCAACAAGTGGAGGGAAGCCATACACTTTCTCCAGGTACTCAACTGCAACATACTCCCCTTATGACAACTTAAATATTTTCTTTTTTCGGTCAATTACCTTTAGGATTCCGTCTGGAGTCATCTCTCCAATGTCACCTGAAAATAAGTTTGTTTGAGCATTGTATTTGTGGAACCTTACCTAAATTTTTTAATTTCATTAACTCAAGTATTCACCTGTATGAAACCATCCATCAACTATGGCTTCGTTTGTGAGTTCTGGACTTTTGTAGTACCCAGAGAAGAGATATTTCCCTCGGATGCAGATTTCACCATGTGAAGGAACACCAAGTGGATCATAGCCCATCTAGGGTGCTTCTTGCAGTCTTTCGGTGTAGGTGGCAGGTACACCAGCACTTCCAACGAGGGCCATGTCATCAATGTAGCAGACAGTACTAGGTTCCAGTGTTTCTGTTAAACCTGACCAAAGGCCACAAAATCTACTCTTATACCAGTGTCTTTTAAATTGGCTAGTTGGGATTTACGAGTCAAACACTTGCGAGGAATGAAACTGGATATATAGATTTATAAGAAGTTTCTGCTCGTAGTTATAAAAAGGCAAGGCTAAATACTTTAAAGCAGTAGCTTGGTAAAAGTTCTCTCAGGACTAGTATCTGTGATGAAAAATATGAAATAGTGATTCACAACATAGAGATATGACAAGGATAGCAAAAGGGAGATGTGGAGTCAACCTAGGCAGTAAGTAATTGACAttataaatgtttatttcattttGTTACACTTCAGTACTTTGCCAGTTTTTCATTTATCTTTCTTTTGATGCTACAAATTAATTTGGAACTGTAGAAAGTATTTGTATGCATTACTATAGCCTTGGATAAAGTATACACAGGTGGTCACTCTCATGAACTCTTCAATCTCATTACTCAACAGAGCCCCTCCTTAAATTAATAAACGAAGACGGCCTCCAAGCCTTGCCTTGACCTAATCAAACAAATAGCAAGAAGTACCCGATATAGAAATTGTAAGTGCTGCTTCTACTGATATTTTTCTTTCTGTGGAAGTAATTTGGCTGTATACATTTATTTTGTTCTCAAGTAGATATTCAGGTCCAAGAAGCATGGAACCTTGCGAAAAGCCAGCATGTCTGCAACAGGTGAAGCAGTTTTGTGCGAGTAGCCTGCTTTCATGCTTGCCAGTTTGCTGAATTTCCTTAATTATGGCCATGGACCTTCCTTCTTGGGTTATCAAAACAATTGACAAAATCAGAAGAAATTTCCTGTGGAGAGGGAGGAAAGAAGCTATGGGAGGACATTGTTTGGTAGCTTGGAACAAGGTTACTAGACCAAAATAATTTGAAGGATTGGGTATCTTAAACCTGCAAAAGATGAGTTGGGCTCTTAGATTGCGCTGGCTCTGGCTGAAAAAAACTGGACCTGGCATGCCATGGGTATCCTTTAAAATAAATGCTCACCCTTCGATTAAGGCCTTCTTCTCGGCAGCGGTTTCTTCGGTGGTGGGCAACGGTAGAAACACCGTGTTTTGGATAGATAAATGGATTGATGGCCAGAGTCTAAGTCAGCTGGCCCCTCATCTGGTTAAGTTGGTCTCTTCTAGGGCTAAAAAGAGGAGTGTCCACGATGCTCTCACATCAAGGAACTAGGTGCATGACATAAGAGGAGCTATCACTGTAAATGTTTTGTCTGATTTCCTCAAAGTTTGGGACCTCACTGCAGACTAGGCCCTAGACCCGGATCAAGAGGATAACCATATCTGGCTGCTCTCAAGCTCAGGTTTTTATTGTGCCAAATCGGCATATTGCAGTTTCTTTCTTGGAGCAACAACTTTTAaaccttgggagaggatttggaaAACTTGGGCACATGGTAAATGCAAGTTCTTCATGTGGCTTGTGGCTCACGATCGCTGCTAGACAGCAGACCACCTAGCAAAGAAGGGACTGTCTCACCCTCAATTCTGTCTCCTGTGGGATCAAGACTCAAGAGGAAGAGACACTAAACCATTTGTTAGTCTCCTGcgttttcttcagctgagatgcctaggacttcgccatcctcggtgatatcatcagcctcggggggggggggggggggggtaaagcCTGGCGGAGGGTTCCAGGGGAGGCCTTCAGAGCTGCACGTGCGAACGGTGCCTTCAGGGGTGGGTGGGTTATCTATGCGAGGTTGCTTGATGTTGACTGCTCCATCCTCGAGTGCCTCTTAAGGGATCTCGCCGACAAGGCCTGCCTTGCCTTTATTTTCGGCGAGGGCTGCCTTGCCGCGTCGTCCAAGGAGGTGGTGGCTTTTGAAGTTGCTTTCTTGGGAGGCATTGTGAGATTGGTTTGTcgaagcacgaacggtgggcaccaAATGTTAGAACTGACTGACACGTGGTCGAGTAGGCCCAAACAATGGGAAGTTGGAATGCTCATGTGCTCAACAAAATAATGGGCATGGAACGACAATGTCTCGTTAAGTGTGTCCCGTCAATGGACAGTGCagaggtatttataggtaaccgggTGGGTGGGAATGCCCTTCTAAGTACGATTATGCCCCCGGTTACCTGCTTCTCCCTCAGAATATTCCCCCCTTGGGGGTCATTACAGGTCATTACAGCGAAGTTAAGTACAACCTGATTAAATACACCACAAACCCCTACCCCAGGATGGGGCTTACAAATGGTCCAGAATAGCCAGCGAGGCGTCGCGTGGGCCCATTTCACAGACCACGCGGGTAGGGAGCGGCGATCTTCGCTCGAGGGCACCGGGTCTTCGAACCTTGCCAAGACTTGTACTCAAAGTTGCCTAAGCGGGTGGTGATGGCGAGCGAAGTCTTGAAGAGCCCCCGCTTTAAGCGACGTGTCCCTTCGCCTCCAAGCCTTCGTCAGTTCTCCGACCGAGGCTTTGCCTTCGGTACGGGTTGAAGTACCCTTCGCCTCCTGTGTCTGATGGAACCTACTCAATTTATATTAAAGCAGACCGAACGAGGGGGTGGACGGCCTTCGCTCCAACAGGGCCTACTAGTTAATGGTATCCTTACCTATAGTATCATATAGTGGGACACATATTATACTATAGCCATTGCAAGCCTGCAAAATTAGTTGTGGATTAGCACAATTTATTCAGAAAAGAACTGATGGGAAAGTTAAAATTCATAACAAGTCACTGACAGTTTACCTGCATTGCCATTATCCACTGAGGATAGTTTGCCCCGTAGATTCTGACCCGGGAACCCTGGTATAGTatgtgttgagcaccatttgtggcactggGCACGACCGGACGGTCTGGCCCTGAGGACTGGACGGTCTGGCctgtggacggtccgcgatcaAACAATCAATTTATCTCTAATCTTCACCCGGTTACCTAGTGCCAATCAATTTACTTTTCACCCAAGACTACTTCctctaatcttcacctctctctGGCTCTACTTCGTttagaggcgtcttgggtggcctgccgatcctaAGACataccctaggatctctcctcctgaCGGTGTCCCtcctgggagcgagatccaggtgctGTTGGCAAATTTCGTcgcctctgcgcacgcgcggaccgtccggctcgtcGGGTAGAAACCGTAGCCTCTGCGCTAGGTCGTGGATCGTCCGCGCCTCTGTAGAGAGCACTACCGCCGATACTCATTGTAGTGATTGGCGCCCAGATCGGTGCCAACAGTTATCTAGAAGAGGGGAGTCCATGAACTGGATCAGCTTGTAGAGGTCTCTAGATCTGAGGTCACCATTGTCATCGATGAGAGGGCTCAGTCGTTGGTCGGGGAGATCCGAGGTGTTGACATTGAGGAGAGCAGCTTGAAGTAGTTCCAGATCATGTCTTGCAACCGGGCTCAGATGCGGGGGGAGGTGCCTTGTGGTCCCATCAGAGAGAACTTGATGCACAGACGCAGACGGATTTTTGGCATGGCTTGTGAGGGCAGGAAGGCGATCTGTGATAGGACCAAAATCAAGCCAGTCATCAGACCAGAAACTGGTAGTTCTCCCATTCCCAAGCTTGACAGTGGTGATGGCGGAGTACAGGAGGAGCAACTTTTGGATTTGATTCAAGTGGTCTCCAGATGGTTTGACACCGATCTCTGATTGAACCCAAGTGACCCAAGAAGAACAAGCTGGCTACAACATCTTGTGAACCAGTTTCAACATAAGACAAGTATTATGAGTCTGCATGTGATTCACACCCAAGCCTCCATGTTGTCTCCCACGGCAAACTTTGTCCCAAGACACAAGGCATTTCATCCCAGATGTATGATCGCTACCCGGACCAGAGGAAGGAGCGACGACGTGCATCTATCGTCTCGATAACTTTGATTGGGATCTTTGTTGCACACATGGCGTAGACGAGCTGGCCGCTAAGAACCGAGTTTACCAGCTGAGTACGACCAACGGTGTTGAGAAGCATGGCCACCCATTTTACAATCAATAAGAAACAGGTGTGTACGGTGAGAGGGGATCACCTTTTACAATCAATCCAGGGGCCTGGGCAGCCATGAAGCAATACATCAGATTTTGAACTGGAGAGCATGTCATTGATCCACTGGCACCACAGAGTGGGGAAGCCCCTAGCTGACATAATTTTGTCGAGAGCACTCCAACTCACTGTGTCGAACGCTTTTGCAAAGTCGAGTTTGATAACCAAAGCTGGTGTCCTGCGCTGCTTGTGGCAAGTCTGGATCAATTCTAAAGCATAGGTGAAGTATTCTGAAATGGACCAGCCTCGGATGAACCCAGATTGATCAGGATGAATCACATGGCTGATCTGATGTTGAAGCCTGGTGGTTAGCATCTTACTGAGGATCTTCACACTGCAGTTCTGAAGGGATATAGGGCGGAAGTCTGAGGGATCCGAAGCGGTCTCTTTTTCTAGGATAAGCACAATGAACGATCTGTTGATCCTGCCAAGATCCGCAACTCTCGAGTGGAAAGCTTCAGCTAGTGACATGACAGTGCCGGCGATCTGGTTCCAAGCAGCAAAATAAAACCCAGGACCAAACCAATATGGGCCCGAGGTGCTATCTTTGTTCATACTTTTAACAACAGTCTAGGCTTCGACCCCAGTAGGGTATTCCGAGTAGAGTTCGTCAAACAACAAGTGATTGGAAGAGATTGCAGCGGTGCCCAATTTTAATCTGAAGAAGTTGGTGAGCCTTTGTGCGAGGTCATGGAGATGTCGTCGACAACCAGACGTTGGATTTGATTGTGGTGTAGTCTGATGGAGCATCTGGCATGGAAGTAGTGAGTGCAAGCGTCTCCCTGCTTCAGAGCTTTGGACTTTGCCCTCTGGCGCCAGTAGGTAGCATGGTCTAGGACAGCAGAGGACATGCATGATTGTAAAAAAGTTAAGGTTCTGTCTAGGGTATGTTCGGTAGAGCTGGCTGAAGGGCTCTTCAATACACTAAAAATGTGGTTCTCCTGGATACT of Zea mays cultivar B73 chromosome 8, Zm-B73-REFERENCE-NAM-5.0, whole genome shotgun sequence contains these proteins:
- the LOC100274417 gene encoding pentatricopeptide repeat-containing protein At3g48810 isoform X1, coding for MHSNALHLSAMCSIKCCFLLRRLRRPRIHCFSTAGASTTLPRKNYAGDPLCGAGPPPAPGTGDAARAHEAAVRRLAAAGDVDGVQLALQEMRLRGVPCTEGALVAAVGAFARAGAPDRALKTFYRAVHDLGCARPTEPRLYNHLIDALLRENMVGAVVLVYDNMRKDGVHPNVFTYNLLVRALCQNNRVGAARKMLDEMARKGCPPDDVTYATIVSVLCKLDRLDEATEVLAAMPPVAASYNAIVLALCREFRMQEVFSVVSDMVGRGLQPNVITYTTIVDAFCKAGELRMACAILARMVITGCTPNVVTFTALVRGLFDDGRVHDALDMWRWMVAEGWAPSTVSYNILIRGLCSVGDLKGASSILNSMEQHGCFPNVRTYSTLIDGFSKAGDLGGAISIWNDMSRSGCKPNVVVYTNMVDVFCKKLMFNQAKSLIDKMLLENCPPNTVTFNTLIRSLCDCRRVGRALGVFHEMRRHGCVPNGRTYNELIHGLFREGNCGDALHMVTEMQSHGIELSLVTYNTVVSGLCQTRMSREAMVFVGKMIVQGIQPNAFTFSAIIHAYCKEGEVRMAAWMLGAMNVVNCHRNILVYTILMAELCNQDKLVDAMTYLLKMLYEGIYPNTVTWNVLVRGVFRNLGCIEPSDFIQHITMNLSEGT
- the LOC100274417 gene encoding pentatricopeptide repeat-containing protein At3g48810 isoform X2 gives rise to the protein MHSNALHLSAMCSIKCCFLLRRLRRPRIHCFSTAGASTTLPRKNYAGDPLCGAGPPPAPGTGDAARAHEAAVRRLAAAGDVDGVQLALQEMRLRGVPCTEGALVAAVGAFARAGAPDRALKTFYRAVHDLGCARPTEPRLYNHLIDALLRENMGAVPEQPGRGRAQNARRNGQEGVSPGRRDVCHHCLSAVQA
- the LOC100274417 gene encoding Pentatricopeptide repeat-containing protein At3g48810 isoform 1 (isoform 1 is encoded by transcript variant 1), producing MCSIKCCFLLRRLRRPRIHCFSTAGASTTLPRKNYAGDPLCGAGPPPAPGTGDAARAHEAAVRRLAAAGDVDGVQLALQEMRLRGVPCTEGALVAAVGAFARAGAPDRALKTFYRAVHDLGCARPTEPRLYNHLIDALLRENMVGAVVLVYDNMRKDGVHPNVFTYNLLVRALCQNNRVGAARKMLDEMARKGCPPDDVTYATIVSVLCKLDRLDEATEVLAAMPPVAASYNAIVLALCREFRMQEVFSVVSDMVGRGLQPNVITYTTIVDAFCKAGELRMACAILARMVITGCTPNVVTFTALVRGLFDDGRVHDALDMWRWMVAEGWAPSTVSYNILIRGLCSVGDLKGASSILNSMEQHGCFPNVRTYSTLIDGFSKAGDLGGAISIWNDMSRSGCKPNVVVYTNMVDVFCKKLMFNQAKSLIDKMLLENCPPNTVTFNTLIRSLCDCRRVGRALGVFHEMRRHGCVPNGRTYNELIHGLFREGNCGDALHMVTEMQSHGIELSLVTYNTVVSGLCQTRMSREAMVFVGKMIVQGIQPNAFTFSAIIHAYCKEGEVRMAAWMLGAMNVVNCHRNILVYTILMAELCNQDKLVDAMTYLLKMLYEGIYPNTVTWNVLVRGVFRNLGCIEPSDFIQHITMNLSEGT
- the LOC100274417 gene encoding Pentatricopeptide repeat-containing protein At3g48810 isoform 2 (isoform 2 is encoded by transcript variant 2), with the protein product MCSIKCCFLLRRLRRPRIHCFSTAGASTTLPRKNYAGDPLCGAGPPPAPGTGDAARAHEAAVRRLAAAGDVDGVQLALQEMRLRGVPCTEGALVAAVGAFARAGAPDRALKTFYRAVHDLGCARPTEPRLYNHLIDALLRENMGAVPEQPGRGRAQNARRNGQEGVSPGRRDVCHHCLSAVQA